The Desulfosoma sp. genome has a segment encoding these proteins:
- a CDS encoding tetratricopeptide repeat protein: MTDSSKEAKQLESDLNQYIRYLRERIFFEPDSPVFHYNLGLAYARKGLRAEAIAEFRQAIACDPSMAQAYVNLGGLLFQEGDLDKCIEANRKALELDPTLAMAYSNLGFAYLQKGDPQAAVAACQKAVELMPNLLQAYNNLAIAHIQRREWQESIAASLRALEIKPDFAPAHFNLYVAYEALGDEENAAKHRQRAQALGYPLDD; this comes from the coding sequence ATGACCGATTCTTCCAAAGAGGCAAAACAGCTTGAGTCGGATCTCAATCAATATATTCGCTACCTACGTGAGCGGATTTTCTTCGAACCTGACTCGCCCGTGTTTCACTACAACCTAGGCTTGGCCTACGCACGTAAGGGCCTGCGCGCGGAAGCCATTGCGGAATTTCGTCAGGCCATCGCCTGTGATCCTTCCATGGCCCAAGCCTATGTGAATTTAGGAGGGCTTCTTTTTCAGGAAGGCGACTTGGACAAGTGCATCGAGGCCAACCGAAAAGCTCTGGAACTGGATCCGACCCTTGCCATGGCCTATAGCAATTTAGGTTTTGCGTACCTTCAAAAGGGAGACCCGCAGGCCGCCGTCGCCGCCTGTCAAAAAGCGGTTGAGCTGATGCCGAATCTTTTACAAGCCTATAACAACCTGGCCATCGCCCACATTCAAAGGAGGGAATGGCAGGAAAGCATTGCAGCCTCTCTTCGAGCTTTGGAAATCAAACCGGATTTTGCTCCGGCCCATTTCAATCTCTATGTGGCCTATGAAGCCTTGGGGGACGAGGAAAATGCCGCCAAACACAGACAACGGGCCCAAGCCCTAGGCTATCCTCTGGATGACTAA